The genome window GTGGTATGGAGGATGCAGGCACTGTAGGAGTAGCCTAAGAGTGACTGAGGggtgatttcagagatgatggatcTTTTCTTTGAAGTAAGAAACAGCATGAGAAATAACTAACTCCACAAAATGCAGCTGGAGAGGCACAGACTGGAGACAGAGAAATGTCACTCGAAGGGCAGTGCTGTCAtgtaacaagtcacccagagggagactggagcatccccaggctttgtgtttccaggagcagccagggaggatggagatgCTCAGGTGAGAGGAAGCTGTGGTAGCTGAGTGGAtgtctccagcctgcagagaaagaggtgcaggtgtgggacaccgtgggacagcctgtggtggggaCAATAGGGGGATAAGGAAAATCctccagcagagatgagctctttctgcccttggctATGACTGTTGTCTCTGCAAGGATGCTGATGAGGAAGCACCTTTCCCTTACAGCACTGGGTCTCATggtctccccttccccacccgagAGCCTGGGAAGCTGTTGGACCATAGTCCTAcccttggcattgcccatccccagatcacactgccccaggaagagccctgagctatctgtgagggacaggatctctcttcccaggggctgggggtcggGCCTTGAGCTTTTGGCTTAATGTAACACATCCAGCTTTATTTAGCATCTGTTCCACCTTGACACAGCCTTTGTCatctctgcctggagttttctgCTCTAACCAGCCCCTGAGGAGGCTTTGTCACTAATGgtcctcagtgggacccattaacacTCCAAGTAACTTTGTAGTTTGCATCTGGCTTTGACTTCTTGAGAGGCATCTTCATCGTCCTATCACtgtctgaggttcatggactcagcaccaaacccacccgAGGGGTCATTAAAACACattgggctggtcctctgctgtggagctggaccaggctcctgggacggagggagctcaTGGCTAGTGgccagcgctgcagagagacagctctgcccaggagcagctcctctgcaaagtgcAACAgggccgggcacagagaggggaaaggcagacaggaAGGGGatgatgctgagagctcactggaggagaaatcttcccagcccttgacacagtaagtctctgggtgcagggaaATGCAGCTGCAGGTCATGGAGGGAACTGGTGAAGCTGGCACAGCCGAcaggaatctccctcctgtcGAGAGGAGGAGGACGTgatccagagcagggcttccctgctgcactgtcagagggacaggccatggcggctgccttctcccggggacggctgcaggggtgtgcagttgcgggtgcagccaggggttcccagggctgtccttcagagcaaGGTCCCTGCAgaccaggggctgtgtgctggggcagggactctgccacctgccagggtcagcactcagcctgccccgGGAGCTCTCCATggcgctgtggggagaagttgtggggggaaggagagacccctgGCAGGGCAGCGTGTATGAGAAAGTAAAAGCGCATGGCTTGCAGATAGCCTCAGTGTCACCTTCACAGACTCATCAGGGTTGGTCTGATGTTCCCATCAGAGATTGAACACAGAGATACCCCTGCGCAGGGCCCTcctgccaggaggggtctgcagggcagagctgagcacacagcaggtgggatgggggctgtgagcactgactGGGAGGAGATTTGGAGAAAAACAGCTCCCACAGACAGCTCCAGGGAGAAGAGGGTCCAGTCACCCCTCTGCATCACTCTCTGCTCAGATACAGGGGGAATCAGAGAACAATTTGGAGAAATGGGCTTTGGAACCACACACTTCCAAACTCAAAAATGTCCTGTTTCTTCTTCGTGTACATTGTTAGTGAGATCATACTCCGGTGGAGAGAGGTATAAAAAACAAAGGGCAATTGTGTGGTCACTCGTGGGCAGACCATCTCTCCTGATTCTGCATGAGGGCACGGGGAACCCTTTTGTCCCTCAGTCCTACCCAGTTTTAGGCTGAGAGTGGTGCAAGAGATGTTGTCTTCTGCCCCTTCAGAGAAAGTGCCCTCCCTCGGCAGCAGAAATATGAGCTCATAAAAAGTAGTTGAATGAAGTTCCCCCaaagaaagagaagtaatttGGGGGGCAGTTTTTGGGAAATACCATCAAATTGACTCAAACAAATCTGCCCTAACTTGTCAATGTCCTCTCCTTTTTCAACAGTGGCGCACGCCCAGAGTGAAGAAATGTCCAACGcaagctccatcactgagttcctcctcttGGCATTCGCAGACActcgggagctgcagctcttgcacttctggctcttcctgggcatctacctggctgccctcctgggcaatggcctcatcatcaccgccattgcctgtgaccaccacctacacacccccatgtactttttcctcctcaacctctccatcctcgacctgggctccatctccaccactctccccaaagccatgcacaattccctctgggacaacatGGACATTTCCTACTACAGATGTGCCACAcaggtctttttctttctgttcttgatGGTGGGGGAGTGTTTCCTTCTCACTGtcatgtcctacgaccgctacattgccatctgcaaaccGCTGCATtatgggaccctcctgggcagcagagcttgtgtccacatggcagcaacTGCCTGGGGTAGTGGGTTTCTCTATGCTGTGCTACACACCgcaaacacattttcactaccactctgccatGGCAACATCTTGCACcattttttctgtgaaatcccccagatcctcaagctctcctgctcacactcctacctcagggaagttgggcttatTGTGGTTAGTGCCTGTTtattttttggatgttttgttttcattgtggtgtcctatgtgcagatcttgagggccgtgctgaggatcccctctgagcagggacggcacaaagccttttccacgtgcctccctcacctggctgtggtctccctctTTATTAACACTGGTGTGTTTGCCTACCTGAAACCACCCTCTGTGTCCTCCCCATATCTGGACCTGGTGTTTGCAGTCCTGTACTCAGTGGTAACTCCAACactgaaccccctcatctacagcatgaggaaccaggagctcAAGGATTCCCTGAGGAAATTGATTGGTTGTTTTTTAGCAGTCATAGACTGTCAAACTTCCTCTGCAAACAACTCCCAGTGTATGTCATGACAGCCCAAAcctgtctttccttctttatatAATTATTCTCTTTCTGGCAATGATGTGGTCTACAAAGAATTGTTAATATGGAGGTtaaacaccttccctgctctcccctcatccaccagctGAGGCATCTTattgctgtggtgggttaactGTGGCTAATCACCAAACTGCCccccagctgctcgctcactccttctcctaccccagcaggatgggggagaaaatacaaaaaatgaaaatgagaaagctgctgggtggggaCAAAGACAGAGAGATCACTTCCCAGCTCCCATTGCAGGTAAGACTTGCCTTGGGGGAAAGTGACTCAATTTATTGAGAATTAAAAGACACATTTAATTATAAATTCAgctaatgggggaaaaaagacaaacattaaaacagcacttttcctcttctgtgccccaggctcagcttcagtccttcactccaggctcctctcccccatcccgaGCAGTGCAGGGGCGTTTGGGATTGGGGGTCGCAACCAgtacataacagtttttctctgcttctccttctttcccacagtttttctctgctctggcactaatcctccatgggctgcagggaagatctgctccaccatggagtgcctcctcctctttctccaaccTTGGTGTTCCTTCTGTTGTTTATCAATGTGTTTGTTCCCTCCACCTCTACCGGTGTggtgttttctgctctttcttgaatatgttttcacagagccAGGACCAGTTTTGCTGATGGGCTGATCTGTGTCCTGTGTTGAGACCATtgtggagctggaaacagatctgtctggcacagggcaaccTCTGACCTCGTCTCACAGAGCCAcccttgcagcccctccagctaTCAACCCCTTGTCACGTATGCCCCGTACAGTCACCCACTGTGGAAAGGGGATGTGAAAaagccttttgtttgtttgtttgtttgtttgtttgtttttccctgttgAACTATGGTTTCCTTTATTGTTCTCTGCTGGAAATTAAGAAACAACTTTCTGTGGGTgtgtgtgcagccagttctccaAATGGAGCAGGTGGGAATTGGTGCAAATGAGCTGCAaccttcagctacagacagaaagactgTAGTGGCCACAATAACAAGTCAGagagttttttcttcttcatgcagACAGGCAGTTTATTCTTAttatagtacatacttatgctctcggcaaagctcttacttcataattagcaaatcagcaattagacagctatctaccttttctcctatcagcataagaccactctaacaatcactgtgcagaccaatcaccttcttgttcacgtgctTTTCATGCAGTGGTAACTTTTCctagttcagtgttgcagctgtccgttgtttttccctgccaccttggcacaactcagcagtttcttatctttctcccaaggacTGTTTCTCATCAAAGTCTTGCTGCTTCTcgggggctgcgcagagctgacaggacGATGTCGACTCGCCTGTCTCCCACACCTCCCCCTtactttgttttacagctgcacctgcaagacttgtttcaaagctttatcaattaaggtttagacaaacttcaaaaaacacagtatatataaaataattctacaaaaggctaaaaacaatacagcagttacagttaccagttgaaaagagtaggctggtttcactgctaataattaaagcatatgactaagtattacaaaataaacaataaggcAAATACAGAATaccacacttacttaatggggtactaatattcagatccacaattgctggggaaccctggttgcagcaagaatttagagtgcccttccttgcaaattggaaatcctacgcgatgcgtccacccttaggtgaggcatccaaagtcactgcaaaaaagtccagcctcatatatctaaatcaacaggccaaaataactggcacttttctttgagcagaaacatctgatttcatcctcccgttgggttccacccagagcctggccaccactcaaggggggaaaaccaaaggagtttctaataaggttaaacacttgaggtcttaattcttaatattgctaaacaaaggaagttgaatacacacatttttgcagcatttcatccttattaataactacattttgtctaagttacatctttcactagtgactagtaaccCTATATATTTAGTTActgatcaaatactaataatgctaatagtaatacagattttactaattcaGACTCCTCtaagtgatagctgcagtcaccgagttcctaggggaatgTAGTCTGCATGCCAATTGCTGCCTCATTAGTTGAagggtctgtggcatcgggttggagggttgctccttccagctcacgatatggcttaactttccttgctggtatccaccAGGGACCTGTGGGcgataaaacacaagcatacccccaCCCCCATACCAGCAGATCCACTCTCCAGGTTGGGCCTCCTTcaggatccttatacaagacccgtggtTTAATTGCAGAGTCTGTCGTAGTGCTAAAAtgatgttctgctgctgtcaaagcaaaatgatttctgtttaagaaattaagattatataaagccattgccagttgattatgtggtgtgtccagagaattcccccttctttgttttaaaatcaaggcctttagtgtactgaccatcagaaagatttaaagttagtccttttaggaTGTGTATGCCTGttatatattcaggaacggggggaaacatgactgaatacaattgtcCGGAGAggtttcatattttcatttctatttgtgtttgtacagtttttcATGGGGTTCCCATATGTTAAGGAAGCCTCCACTCCAGCATCAAtgagggcatttacagtttgtgcagaccataatattgattcactgcccttgcttcctgcaaagggtacaagttagACCCAGACATTTGTTTTTGGTTGTGCTAGCACCCAGGCTGCGGAGGTGATACTTCTGAGGAGGGCAATAAAAATGGTCGCACATTTAGTGCTGGTATCCATTGCGGACCAggatctgtagagacacaagcatacccACGTCCCCAAGTAACAAGGTCCCATGGGCCTTCCCACTTACAGGAGATAAGATCCTGCACTAGGACTTTGGCATGAGGAACAGATACTTCGTTCGAGCTCTGTAATgacaaaaaatgtgttaatatcaCAGGGTTATTGGAATATTGTGGGATGGTAAGATGATTCAAAGTATACATTGCTTTAGCAAGACGGCTGTGTGGCATCTCTCCTTGCATtccccctctttgtttttcaagcaatCGTTTGAGACTAGCATGGGTACGTTCAACAATGGCTTGTCCTGTGGGGGAATGAGGAATGCCAGTTACATGTGATACACCTCACTGGTGTAAAAACGCGCGGGTGTGGGCTGCCACATATCCTGGACCGTTCTCTGTTTTAATGCTATGAGGGATGCCTaaagctgcaaaggcagatcTCCAGTGTGAGGAAACATCTCGACTTTTCTCTCCTGAATGGGTGGTGGCCCAtactgctgtggaaaaggtgtcaccagaaacatgtacatattttaagtGCCCAAATTCAGGTATATGAGTAAAATCTGTTTGCCACAACTGAAGGGTCTGTAGACCTCTAGGGTTAACTCCTAGCTGAGGCACAGATATGTGTTGTTGGCAGTCTGGACACGAAGTTGTAATGTCTTTGGCAACAGAAGGAGTCAAGTCAAACTGTCGTTATAATGTTCTGGCACCTTGGTGGAAAAAGGCATGAGAAGTCACAGCTTGTTGAAATTTGTCCGGAAGAGGAGCAGCTGAAGCTGGGGCTGCAAGAGCATCAGCTTGTGCATTCCCTTCATTAATAAACCCTGGCAGTCCAGTATGGCTTCGGACATGTAGCATATAAAAGGGTTGTGACTGAGATTGCAACTCATGCCacaaagtctttaaaagaaaaaccagatTCTTATtgttcacttcttttaaaagagatctaTCTAATCTCTTAACAACATCAGCTTCATAGGCGGAATCTGTAACTATAGTTAGTGGAACATGAGGAAATCTTTGACAAGCCATTGCAACAGCTCGGAGTTCCACTAACTGAGAAGACCCTTCCTCTCATCCGATAAGGTCTTGCGATTCACCATCCTGCTTCCATGTAACAAGTGCTTTTCCAGTCTTTCTGGACCCATCAGTAAGACAGTAAGGCCGGAAAGTGGCACCGGGGAAACCAAAGGACGTTGCACAATTTGCAATTCCAAATGCATTTTCAGAAGTTTAGGTGATGATaagtgaaataatattttccgTGAAAAATCCAACAGTGACATTTGCAGATCCGTACTGTTTGCTAAACACCAATCAAGATAGTCATTTTTTATAGGAACCAGAATGTTTTTTGGATCTTGGCCTGTTAATTGCACACGTTGACGGcctttataaattaattttgctacCAATTCTATGTGAGtgcttactgttttctttggttgATAAGCCAAAAATACCCACTCCAATATTAACAGCAGGTCAGTGAGTTGGTCATCCCACTGTCCTAGAATGCCTATTGGGTGATTGTTGTTTAGCATGACATAAAGATTAACTTCAAGCTGGTCATTAATCCTATAAACTTGCTTATTTGCAACAGCGTCGGCAACAATACTCAAAACAGCTTTTGCCTCTGGGGACAGTTGTCGAGCTGAAAGTAGGTCTGAGTCTCCCTTTAAAAGGTGAAACCGTGGAGCCAAAAGGGCATTTGTAATGCCCAGCAAGGGCCGTAACCAATTGATTGTACTCAATAATTTCTGCACATCATTCAAAGTTTTTACTTCATCATTAATTTGAATCAGTTGTGGCTGGATAGTGTGATCTAATATTTTCACCCCTCGATATCTCCAGGGCGGCAGTGTTTgaaccttttcaggggcaatgtgCAAACCATATATTTCCAGCGCCTGCCGTAGAACTGGCATCActtcctgcaaatgcatttttgttggtGCAGCTGTTaagatgtcatccatgtaatgataacaACATACATTAGGGAACTGTTTCCCAACTGTTGAAAGAGCTAAGGCAACATACCACTGGTAAATGGTCGGACTGTTTTTCATGCCCTGGGGCAAGACCGTCCAATGATATCTTTTACAGGGT of Strix aluco isolate bStrAlu1 chromosome 36, bStrAlu1.hap1, whole genome shotgun sequence contains these proteins:
- the LOC141917269 gene encoding olfactory receptor 14A16-like codes for the protein MSNASSITEFLLLAFADTRELQLLHFWLFLGIYLAALLGNGLIITAIACDHHLHTPMYFFLLNLSILDLGSISTTLPKAMHNSLWDNMDISYYRCATQVFFFLFLMVGECFLLTVMSYDRYIAICKPLHYGTLLGSRACVHMAATAWGSGFLYAVLHTANTFSLPLCHGNILHHFFCEIPQILKLSCSHSYLREVGLIVVSACLFFGCFVFIVVSYVQILRAVLRIPSEQGRHKAFSTCLPHLAVVSLFINTGVFAYLKPPSVSSPYLDLVFAVLYSVVTPTLNPLIYSMRNQELKDSLRKLIGCFLAVIDCQTSSANNSQCMS